A region of Moorena producens PAL-8-15-08-1 DNA encodes the following proteins:
- a CDS encoding HNH endonuclease, which produces MDHITPKSKGGSNRVSNLTIACHECNQTKGNQEIEQFLSGKPEVLKRVLSQVKEPLADAAAVNSTRCSLYEELKLTRLPVETGSGGLTKYNRRFKLPKTHWLDAACVGVVDSLYVEVKKPLLIAAKGHGTRQRCRTNKYGFPTRHCSRTKIHQGFKTGDIVKAIVTKGNKIGTYVGRVATPKTGSFNISTVKGLIQGISHKYCSTVHRKDGYSYNF; this is translated from the coding sequence GTGGATCATATCACGCCTAAATCAAAAGGCGGTTCTAACCGAGTTTCTAATTTAACAATAGCCTGTCACGAGTGCAATCAAACTAAAGGCAATCAAGAAATCGAACAGTTTCTATCTGGGAAGCCAGAGGTGTTGAAACGAGTTCTATCTCAGGTTAAAGAGCCTTTAGCCGATGCCGCTGCGGTTAACTCTACCCGCTGTTCGTTGTACGAGGAACTGAAGTTAACACGACTGCCTGTCGAAACGGGTTCAGGAGGATTGACCAAGTACAACCGTCGGTTCAAGTTACCTAAAACCCATTGGCTTGATGCCGCTTGTGTAGGGGTTGTAGACAGCCTTTATGTTGAAGTTAAAAAACCTTTACTGATTGCTGCTAAAGGTCACGGGACTCGTCAACGTTGCAGAACAAATAAATACGGATTCCCCACTCGCCATTGTTCTAGAACCAAGATTCATCAGGGATTTAAAACCGGTGACATTGTTAAAGCAATTGTCACCAAAGGCAATAAAATTGGGACTTATGTTGGACGGGTTGCCACTCCAAAAACTGGATCATTCAACATCTCGACTGTTAAGGGACTGATTCAGGGAATCAGTCATAAATATTGCAGCACTGTACACCGGAAAGATGGATACTCATACAACTTCTAA
- a CDS encoding glycosyltransferase gives MKYALVHEWLTPKATGGSELVVQEILKHIDADLYALIDFESTNPQSYLYQRSIGTTFLQNLPFARNGVQKYLPLLPLAIEQLELGEYDVILSSSHAVAKGVLTSPQQLHICYCHTPMRYAWDLTFDYLRSSSMGQGFPGLITRYLLHRLRQWDVITANRVDYFIANSHHTARRIWRCYRRRAEVIYPPVNIERFPFQEEKEDFYLTVSRIVSYKQVSLIVQAFNQLGYPLVVIGDGSDLAGIRNLAHKNVKFMGFQPNQVVEQYMAKAKGFVYAACEDFGIALVEAQACGTPVIAYGAGGALETVLDIRQHLDSGTGLLFPEQSSGALIEAMETFETLAGKFNREASRLNAAKFAPNIFADRYLTFLEKCYQDYQF, from the coding sequence ATGAAATATGCCTTGGTTCATGAGTGGTTGACTCCCAAAGCAACTGGTGGCTCAGAACTGGTAGTGCAAGAAATACTCAAACACATTGATGCCGACCTGTACGCCCTGATTGATTTTGAATCAACCAATCCCCAGAGTTATCTATATCAGCGCTCTATTGGCACAACCTTCCTACAGAACTTACCCTTCGCTCGTAACGGGGTTCAGAAATATCTGCCGCTGCTACCCTTAGCGATTGAACAGCTGGAACTAGGGGAGTATGATGTTATTCTCTCCTCTTCCCATGCTGTTGCCAAGGGTGTCCTTACTAGTCCCCAACAACTGCACATCTGTTACTGCCATACGCCCATGCGTTATGCCTGGGACTTGACGTTTGATTATTTGCGCAGTAGTTCTATGGGACAGGGTTTTCCAGGGTTGATCACTCGCTATCTGCTTCATCGGTTACGTCAGTGGGACGTGATTACAGCAAATCGGGTGGATTACTTTATTGCCAACTCTCATCACACAGCACGGCGGATCTGGCGCTGCTATCGGCGTAGGGCTGAAGTGATTTACCCACCAGTTAATATTGAACGTTTTCCTTTCCAGGAAGAAAAAGAAGATTTTTATCTGACCGTTTCCCGGATAGTAAGTTACAAACAAGTATCTTTAATTGTTCAAGCTTTTAATCAACTGGGATACCCTCTAGTGGTAATTGGTGATGGCTCAGATTTAGCAGGGATTCGCAACTTGGCTCACAAGAATGTAAAATTTATGGGATTTCAACCCAATCAGGTAGTTGAGCAGTATATGGCTAAAGCTAAAGGGTTTGTCTATGCTGCCTGTGAGGATTTCGGCATTGCCCTGGTGGAAGCCCAAGCTTGTGGTACGCCGGTGATTGCCTATGGTGCTGGTGGGGCACTAGAAACAGTTCTAGATATTCGGCAACATTTAGACAGTGGTACAGGTCTATTGTTTCCAGAGCAAAGCTCAGGGGCTTTGATTGAAGCCATGGAAACCTTTGAGACCTTGGCAGGAAAGTTTAATCGGGAAGCAAGCCGGTTAAACGCTGCCAAATTTGCCCCCAACATTTTTGCTGATCGCTACCTGACATTTCTGGAAAAGTGTTATCAAGACTACCAGTTTTAA
- a CDS encoding sugar transferase, giving the protein MTAESQLNSVKILRAFVKRGFQPLVSRRRHKNLTRYRLDGNFAKRLFDVTFSLSVLISFFPVYLLLALLIVISSPGPIFYVQERVGKDYKPFACLKFRTMVENADEMLLEMIEKSPQIREEFQDNYKLKDDPRITGIGKFLRLTSLDEFPQFWNVLNGQMSVVGPRPLVPEELPKYGRHMDKVLTIRPGITGLWQVSGRNDIPYNRRVQIDVYYVSFRNFWLDLWIILKTIGVIIFPKNNGAY; this is encoded by the coding sequence ATGACTGCCGAAAGCCAACTTAACTCCGTCAAGATATTGCGAGCATTCGTGAAGCGAGGTTTTCAGCCCCTCGTTTCACGTCGTAGACACAAGAATCTGACTCGCTATCGCTTAGACGGAAATTTTGCCAAGCGACTGTTTGATGTGACCTTTTCCCTATCAGTTCTAATTTCGTTTTTTCCCGTTTACCTGCTACTGGCATTGCTAATTGTGATCAGCTCACCTGGACCAATTTTTTATGTTCAGGAGCGGGTGGGTAAAGACTACAAACCTTTTGCTTGCCTGAAATTCAGAACTATGGTGGAAAATGCAGATGAAATGTTGCTAGAGATGATCGAAAAATCCCCTCAGATACGGGAGGAATTTCAGGATAATTACAAGCTCAAGGATGATCCTCGAATTACTGGAATTGGAAAATTTCTACGGCTGACTAGCTTAGATGAGTTTCCTCAGTTCTGGAATGTACTCAACGGACAGATGAGTGTGGTTGGTCCAAGACCGTTAGTGCCAGAGGAATTGCCCAAATACGGGCGTCACATGGATAAAGTCTTGACAATTCGACCCGGAATTACTGGCTTATGGCAAGTTTCTGGACGCAATGACATACCTTACAACCGCCGTGTGCAAATTGATGTTTACTATGTCAGTTTCCGGAATTTTTGGCTGGATTTATGGATCATATTGAAAACCATTGGTGTTATTATTTTTCCCAAAAATAACGGTGCTTACTAG
- a CDS encoding 5-formyltetrahydrofolate cyclo-ligase, with translation MNKAELRRSLLQKRQSMSVEEWRQKSDRICSHLQSSALVTQSQTVLAYFSFRQEPDLSPLFTDTKHCWGLPRCVGKSLFWHSWKAGVPLQKGNYGILEPKPNATTLEPKDVNLILVPAVACDQRGYRLGYGGGFYDRLLNSPEWDSIPTIGIVFEFAYIPQLPIDEWDQGLHSVCTETGFKRVEQI, from the coding sequence ATGAACAAAGCAGAACTACGCCGATCCCTGCTTCAAAAGCGCCAGTCTATGTCTGTAGAAGAATGGCGGCAAAAAAGCGATCGCATCTGTAGCCATCTGCAATCTTCAGCCCTAGTTACCCAGTCACAAACAGTCTTAGCCTATTTCAGTTTTCGACAAGAACCAGATCTAAGTCCCCTATTTACAGACACTAAGCACTGCTGGGGACTACCGAGATGTGTGGGAAAATCTCTCTTCTGGCATAGCTGGAAGGCGGGCGTTCCATTGCAAAAAGGAAATTATGGTATTTTAGAACCCAAACCTAATGCTACCACCCTAGAGCCAAAGGATGTGAATTTAATCCTTGTACCCGCTGTGGCTTGTGACCAGCGGGGGTATCGTTTGGGCTACGGTGGTGGTTTCTATGACCGACTGCTGAATTCACCAGAGTGGGATTCTATTCCTACCATCGGCATTGTATTTGAATTTGCCTATATACCTCAACTACCCATTGATGAGTGGGACCAAGGCTTGCACAGTGTTTGTACAGAAACAGGATTCAAGAGGGTGGAACAGATCTGA
- a CDS encoding HD family phosphohydrolase, with protein sequence MGFNSSSAAKSSVSQSQQENLKGQPLQLTESPTHCEGTSTSLTSGKDWGKSQHQLQQKITLPVMWTLAVVSLTSVMGGRFYNQPQLDVETVAPQTVRAPFDALVEDSKTTAERRKEAQRGAQPVLMIDQFVTERIDQNLEKSLDAVEELRTNSGVFPFVKTDVLSIATQRYLRQSKEWEWRAILAFSDIDNHVKGFDAEAKPPTPAENSLNKAFVEAVSDLQSYRQQSSEQEFSALIESISAARQQYAQVLPQLSQYLSPEFSSLDDVSVLDLSDQDWQKTRIVIKQAAGRILTQGMVPGLPPNLIQEAVKVNLSSLMPQEAQPLAKYLLVRVLEPNLIENKELTKLIAEQAAEKVEPMMVSVQQGDVIVTAGETITQTDFVLLDYFDLSRRGINWPGLMGFGGLVTTTVGIFALVQRRVHPKWRRRDYILVLLLTLSMPISILFKSPFFKIPYTMPAIGLLVGNFYGSTMGVTVVVLLTGLVTFSMEVTGEQVLANVAGGLLGALMAGRMRSREELAVLGVGVGLTQGVVSLIINLIISATASTIWYAVLPGALLFALSGLAWSIVALGLSPYLERLFDLVTPIRLAELSNPNRPLLKRLATEAPGTFQHTLFVASLAEAAAQELHCNVELVRAGTLYHDIGKMHDPLGFIENQMGGPNKHDEINDPFKSAEIIKKHVTEGLVMARKHQLPKAVRDFIPEHQGKLLISYFYFQAQQKAQLEGTGSVDESYFRYDGPIPQSQETGVVMLADACEAALRSLKEVTPETALTVVNKILKARWQDNQLVDSGLTRQDLSKIAQVFIRVWQQYNHQRIAYPKGALNCQSSPK encoded by the coding sequence TTGGGATTTAACTCCTCTAGTGCTGCCAAATCCTCAGTTAGCCAATCACAGCAGGAGAATTTGAAAGGACAACCTCTACAGCTCACAGAGTCTCCAACCCATTGTGAAGGCACTTCGACTAGCCTAACTTCAGGAAAAGATTGGGGCAAAAGCCAGCACCAACTTCAACAGAAAATTACTCTACCTGTAATGTGGACTTTAGCAGTGGTTTCCCTGACCAGTGTTATGGGAGGGCGCTTTTACAATCAGCCACAGCTAGATGTAGAGACAGTAGCACCACAGACAGTCCGGGCACCATTCGATGCTCTGGTTGAGGACTCTAAGACGACGGCTGAGAGACGCAAAGAAGCTCAAAGAGGTGCTCAACCAGTCTTGATGATTGACCAATTTGTTACAGAAAGAATTGATCAAAATCTTGAGAAGTCTCTCGACGCTGTGGAAGAACTGCGCACTAACAGCGGTGTTTTTCCTTTTGTAAAGACTGATGTACTATCCATCGCCACCCAGCGGTATCTGCGCCAAAGTAAGGAATGGGAATGGCGGGCTATCTTGGCATTTTCAGATATCGATAACCATGTCAAGGGGTTTGATGCTGAAGCCAAACCACCAACTCCGGCAGAAAATTCATTAAATAAAGCTTTTGTTGAGGCAGTAAGTGATCTGCAAAGCTACCGTCAACAGTCTTCTGAACAAGAGTTCTCAGCTCTGATTGAGTCAATATCTGCTGCTCGCCAACAGTACGCTCAGGTGTTGCCTCAGCTGTCACAATACCTGAGCCCTGAATTCAGTAGCCTAGATGATGTTTCCGTACTGGATCTATCAGATCAAGATTGGCAGAAAACCCGCATAGTAATTAAGCAGGCTGCTGGTCGCATCCTGACCCAAGGCATGGTTCCAGGATTACCACCAAATCTGATCCAAGAGGCGGTGAAGGTAAACTTGAGTAGCCTTATGCCTCAGGAAGCTCAACCACTAGCTAAGTATTTACTAGTTAGAGTGTTAGAACCCAACTTGATCGAAAATAAAGAATTAACCAAGCTCATAGCAGAACAGGCAGCAGAAAAAGTGGAACCAATGATGGTTTCAGTGCAGCAAGGAGATGTGATTGTAACCGCAGGTGAAACCATCACTCAAACAGACTTTGTACTACTGGATTATTTCGACTTAAGCCGTCGAGGAATTAACTGGCCGGGTTTGATGGGATTTGGTGGTTTGGTGACTACTACGGTGGGCATCTTTGCCTTAGTGCAACGGCGAGTTCACCCGAAATGGAGACGGCGGGACTACATTTTGGTATTGCTACTGACGCTGAGTATGCCAATATCAATACTCTTCAAGAGTCCCTTCTTCAAGATTCCCTACACTATGCCTGCTATTGGTTTGTTAGTAGGGAACTTTTATGGGTCTACCATGGGCGTGACAGTGGTGGTTTTACTGACAGGCTTAGTGACCTTTAGTATGGAAGTCACTGGAGAACAAGTACTGGCAAATGTTGCTGGTGGTTTACTGGGTGCCTTGATGGCAGGACGAATGCGATCGCGAGAGGAATTGGCTGTTTTGGGAGTTGGGGTAGGCTTAACTCAAGGTGTCGTTTCCCTGATTATCAATCTGATTATTAGTGCCACGGCTAGTACAATTTGGTATGCAGTTCTGCCAGGAGCCTTGTTATTCGCTCTGTCTGGCTTAGCTTGGAGTATTGTCGCCCTGGGCCTATCACCTTACCTGGAACGTTTGTTTGACCTGGTGACACCGATTCGTCTGGCAGAATTGTCTAATCCCAACCGTCCCCTGCTCAAACGTCTAGCTACTGAGGCACCTGGAACGTTTCAACATACTCTGTTTGTTGCTTCTTTGGCAGAAGCAGCGGCTCAAGAACTCCACTGTAATGTGGAACTGGTTCGGGCAGGTACGCTCTACCATGACATTGGTAAAATGCACGATCCGTTAGGGTTTATAGAAAATCAAATGGGTGGTCCGAACAAGCATGATGAGATTAATGATCCTTTCAAGAGTGCTGAAATTATCAAAAAGCACGTTACCGAAGGACTGGTTATGGCTCGTAAGCACCAGTTACCCAAGGCAGTGCGGGACTTTATCCCAGAGCATCAGGGGAAATTGCTGATTTCCTATTTTTATTTCCAGGCTCAGCAAAAAGCCCAACTCGAAGGTACTGGGTCTGTGGACGAGTCATATTTTCGTTATGACGGTCCAATTCCCCAGTCCCAGGAAACTGGTGTAGTTATGTTAGCTGATGCCTGTGAAGCGGCCCTACGCTCACTCAAAGAGGTCACTCCGGAAACTGCTCTTACGGTGGTCAATAAAATTCTCAAAGCTCGCTGGCAGGACAACCAATTAGTGGATTCTGGCCTAACCCGGCAGGATTTATCAAAAATTGCCCAAGTGTTTATCAGAGTTTGGCAACAATATAATCACCAACGTATTGCTTATCCAAAGGGAGCACTTAATTGCCAGTCGTCTCCTAAATGA
- a CDS encoding RRXRR domain-containing protein, producing MRVAILSPTRQRLMRITPSSPREWIKERKAKVVNNDLGVFTVKLVCESSGSQTQPIAMGIDQGNHETIITTLMKFYVRKLQLLLQYTRRDCHWKFPTQPALYPCQMSGLKMSGGKLSSVFYE from the coding sequence ATGCGAGTAGCTATTTTATCACCAACTCGACAGCGACTAATGCGAATTACCCCAAGTTCCCCTAGGGAATGGATCAAAGAAAGAAAAGCTAAAGTTGTAAATAACGACCTAGGCGTATTTACGGTGAAGTTGGTCTGTGAATCATCTGGAAGTCAAACCCAACCAATAGCCATGGGGATTGACCAAGGTAACCACGAAACCATAATTACCACTTTAATGAAGTTTTATGTTCGCAAACTCCAGTTACTGTTACAGTATACAAGGCGTGATTGTCACTGGAAGTTTCCCACGCAACCTGCGCTCTACCCATGTCAAATGAGTGGATTGAAAATGAGTGGAGGCAAACTTTCCAGTGTTTTTTATGAATAA
- a CDS encoding ADP-ribosylglycohydrolase family protein — protein MQYSLLNRFRGALLGSLVGEILAGSGCQKLPPAQVRFRPLSLGDAGLSKAISDWRKIATCGIESLIRCGNLDLGDWLVHCEKAQPSILSLKGTANSSEAAVATLAIALFFHEDEVKLRQKLLEAAAIWQNDSERFESVLTIGWAIAIALTEKLDCPNLISRIIADLGNYENQNAWVQQLEQVQSLLELGASLEQTVIQVRREQRRRNESEDDCSLSIALALYCFLNTPEDFRLCVTRAALTGYQSQTTAALTGALAGAYNGIIGIPVPWLVGLNLSSTGVDPWQLADQLLAVWSGVYDVSAIAQFQKLAVVAPRVIGSR, from the coding sequence ATGCAGTACTCACTTTTGAACCGATTTAGAGGTGCCTTGTTAGGTAGCCTTGTGGGAGAAATCCTGGCTGGGAGTGGCTGCCAAAAGTTACCACCAGCTCAAGTAAGATTTCGACCGCTTTCCCTTGGGGATGCTGGTTTGAGTAAGGCGATTTCCGATTGGAGAAAGATTGCTACTTGTGGTATTGAAAGTTTAATTCGCTGTGGCAACCTCGATTTAGGAGATTGGTTAGTTCACTGTGAAAAGGCTCAACCCTCTATCCTTTCATTAAAAGGGACTGCCAACAGTAGCGAAGCAGCAGTAGCAACCTTAGCAATAGCATTATTTTTTCATGAAGATGAAGTCAAGTTGCGCCAAAAGCTGCTAGAGGCGGCAGCAATTTGGCAAAATGATTCTGAAAGGTTTGAGAGTGTCTTGACTATAGGTTGGGCAATAGCGATCGCCCTTACCGAAAAACTTGACTGCCCTAACCTGATTTCCCGAATCATTGCCGACCTAGGGAACTATGAAAATCAAAATGCCTGGGTGCAACAATTGGAACAAGTACAAAGTCTACTGGAGCTTGGGGCAAGTTTAGAACAAACTGTTATCCAGGTGCGTCGAGAGCAAAGGCGTAGAAATGAGTCTGAGGATGACTGCTCTTTATCGATTGCCTTAGCATTGTACTGTTTCCTAAACACCCCAGAAGATTTTCGCCTCTGTGTAACTCGTGCAGCTCTTACAGGCTATCAATCACAAACTACTGCTGCCTTAACAGGTGCTTTAGCTGGTGCCTATAACGGTATCATCGGTATTCCAGTGCCCTGGCTGGTGGGGCTTAACCTCAGCAGTACTGGGGTTGACCCATGGCAATTAGCAGACCAGTTGTTGGCAGTGTGGTCAGGTGTATATGACGTTTCAGCGATAGCTCAGTTTCAGAAGCTAGCTGTGGTGGCACCAAGGGTGATCGGATCTCGATAA
- the aroQ gene encoding type II 3-dehydroquinate dehydratase → MSGDTRKRLSILVLHGPNLNLLGQREPGIYGSVTLDEINYLLEQEGQMLEASVTALQSNHEGILVDRIHGALGHHDGILINAGAYTHTSVAIRDAIAAVALPTVEVHLSNIYQREAFRHHSFMAPVVVGQISGFGANSYRLGLQALVLTLRKSIGN, encoded by the coding sequence GTGTCCGGTGATACTCGAAAACGTCTAAGTATCCTGGTTCTCCATGGTCCCAATCTTAATTTACTGGGACAGCGAGAACCAGGTATTTATGGATCTGTCACCTTGGATGAGATTAACTATCTCCTAGAGCAAGAAGGGCAAATGCTTGAGGCCAGCGTGACAGCCTTGCAGTCTAATCATGAAGGTATCTTAGTCGATAGAATACATGGAGCTTTAGGACACCACGACGGGATTTTAATTAATGCTGGTGCTTATACCCATACCAGTGTGGCTATTCGAGATGCAATAGCTGCGGTAGCCTTGCCAACTGTAGAAGTTCATCTTAGCAACATCTATCAACGAGAAGCCTTTAGACATCATTCGTTCATGGCACCAGTGGTAGTTGGTCAGATTAGTGGTTTTGGAGCTAACAGCTATAGACTGGGGTTACAGGCTCTAGTGCTGACATTGAGAAAATCGATTGGTAATTAA
- a CDS encoding CHAD domain-containing protein, with protein sequence MNKLVLPQTKTIGEWSYLGIEKHFQKILSHEAAVLQDRDPEQLHQMRIGMRRLRTAVTSFTPALDLPKAASEKQIGKIARILGSLRDLDVLQETLHKGYQPKLPTKERKALKQAYVYLEKKRCKALTQVREALQGKPHQKLKQTLKRWLKKPTYKEIAQMPAAAVLPDLLLPIVSSLLLHPAWLVGVDLKDTGSQTPKQLKPAAVESLLALRGAMIHDLRKQAKRVRYQMNLFTELYSPTYKDYVEDMKQIQGILGDIQDSMVLDEFLNCVFHSDLKHKAPQLAQLLQANRYKSWQQWQTLQQNYLKPETRQAFRQILLTESGN encoded by the coding sequence ATGAACAAACTAGTATTACCCCAAACCAAAACCATTGGAGAATGGAGTTATCTGGGAATTGAGAAACACTTCCAGAAAATACTTAGTCACGAAGCCGCCGTTCTCCAAGATCGAGATCCAGAACAGCTGCATCAAATGCGTATCGGAATGCGGCGCTTGCGTACCGCCGTCACTAGTTTTACCCCTGCCTTAGACTTGCCCAAAGCAGCCTCTGAAAAACAGATTGGTAAGATTGCCCGTATTCTAGGGAGTCTACGAGATCTAGATGTCCTCCAAGAAACCCTCCACAAAGGTTACCAACCCAAGTTACCCACCAAAGAACGGAAAGCATTGAAGCAAGCTTACGTGTACTTGGAAAAAAAGCGGTGCAAAGCTTTAACACAAGTTCGGGAAGCTCTGCAAGGTAAGCCACACCAAAAGCTTAAGCAAACCTTAAAACGGTGGCTCAAAAAACCCACCTATAAAGAAATTGCTCAGATGCCAGCGGCTGCGGTATTACCTGATTTACTCTTACCCATTGTCAGCAGCCTGTTACTCCACCCGGCTTGGCTAGTGGGCGTTGATCTTAAGGATACTGGTAGCCAAACTCCAAAGCAGCTGAAACCAGCAGCAGTTGAGTCGCTGCTAGCCCTTCGTGGAGCAATGATTCACGATCTACGTAAGCAAGCCAAGCGGGTGCGTTACCAAATGAATCTATTTACTGAACTCTATAGTCCTACCTATAAGGACTATGTGGAAGATATGAAGCAAATTCAAGGTATCTTAGGTGATATTCAGGACAGTATGGTTTTAGACGAATTCTTAAACTGTGTCTTTCACTCGGACCTAAAACATAAGGCTCCCCAGCTGGCTCAGTTACTACAGGCCAACCGCTACAAATCATGGCAACAGTGGCAAACCTTACAACAGAATTATTTGAAGCCCGAAACCAGGCAAGCCTTTCGCCAAATATTACTGACTGAGTCAGGCAACTGA
- a CDS encoding pentapeptide repeat-containing protein: MANLEHLALLKQDPLRWTEWRKTNLDLEPDLSEVNLNGANFERVNLAKANLKKANLGNIKLISANLSQANLSNANLQDAELIKAKLISAELIGTKLIAANLIRADLNGANLIGADLTLANLMEADLSNANLIGTSLLKANLSEADLSGAKLRRTNLVEANLMAANLCHANLSNANLHQAELLGAYLYKAECPGANLAEAHLSGSYLFGANLAEADLYRVDIRWANLTKANLSGSNLTTAKLRGANLSKANLTGATIIEAELSQVNLRETIMPDGTIHP, from the coding sequence ATGGCCAATCTAGAACATCTTGCTCTACTCAAACAAGATCCATTGAGATGGACAGAATGGAGAAAGACAAATCTAGATCTAGAACCAGACCTTAGCGAAGTTAACCTCAATGGGGCTAACTTTGAAAGGGTAAACTTAGCAAAAGCTAACCTAAAAAAGGCAAATCTAGGCAATATTAAACTGATTAGCGCTAACCTCAGCCAAGCTAACCTCAGTAATGCCAACCTCCAAGATGCTGAACTGATCAAAGCTAAACTGATATCGGCAGAGCTAATTGGGACTAAACTTATAGCAGCTAACCTGATCAGGGCTGACCTAAATGGTGCCAATTTAATTGGGGCTGACTTGACCCTAGCTAACCTCATGGAAGCTGATTTGAGTAATGCTAACCTAATTGGCACTAGCTTGCTCAAAGCTAATCTCTCAGAAGCAGATTTAAGTGGGGCAAAGCTAAGACGGACTAACCTGGTTGAGGCTAACCTTATGGCTGCCAATCTCTGCCATGCTAATCTGAGCAATGCTAATCTTCATCAAGCTGAACTCCTTGGGGCTTACCTATACAAAGCTGAGTGTCCAGGGGCTAACCTAGCAGAAGCTCACCTTAGTGGAAGCTATCTGTTTGGAGCTAACCTAGCAGAGGCAGACCTTTACAGGGTTGACATTAGATGGGCCAACCTTACTAAAGCAAATTTAAGCGGGTCTAACCTGACTACAGCTAAGCTGAGGGGCGCTAACCTCAGTAAAGCTAACTTAACTGGGGCTACTATCATTGAAGCTGAACTAAGCCAAGTTAATCTAAGGGAAACAATTATGCCTGATGGCACTATCCATCCTTAG